A genomic window from Chloroflexota bacterium includes:
- a CDS encoding response regulator transcription factor, giving the protein MRVVIADDHALLREGLRGLLQARGIDVVGLAENGREAVGLAAEHKPDVVLMDLSMPVMGGLAATRLIVSDVPDVKVVVLTASEDEADLFEAIKSGAQGYLLKDLKPDELFRMLEGVQRGEPALTPTLARKVLGEFARPSGTRHERASDELTEREREVLELLVSGVTSNKDLAERLI; this is encoded by the coding sequence GTGCGGGTAGTGATTGCCGATGACCATGCCCTGCTGCGAGAAGGCCTTCGCGGGCTGTTGCAGGCCCGGGGCATTGACGTGGTCGGGCTTGCCGAGAACGGTCGGGAAGCAGTGGGCCTTGCCGCCGAGCACAAGCCTGACGTCGTGCTCATGGATCTCTCGATGCCGGTTATGGGCGGCCTGGCAGCCACACGCCTCATCGTCTCCGATGTTCCGGACGTGAAGGTCGTCGTCCTGACGGCTTCGGAGGACGAAGCAGATCTCTTCGAGGCGATCAAGTCGGGCGCCCAGGGTTACCTTCTCAAAGACCTCAAGCCGGACGAGCTGTTCCGCATGCTGGAGGGAGTCCAGCGCGGCGAGCCGGCCCTCACGCCGACGTTAGCGCGGAAGGTGCTGGGGGAATTTGCGCGGCCCAGCGGGACGAGGCACGAGCGCGCCTCCGACGAGCTGACCGAGAGGGAGCGCGAGGTTCTCGAGCTGCTCGTCTCCGGCGTCACCTCCAACAAGGACCTCGCAGAGCGGCTCATCG
- a CDS encoding Rieske 2Fe-2S domain-containing protein has translation MLTHEENELLTRVGPAQPAGELLRRYWHPVAYLHELTDDHPTVFVRILGENLVLFRDKSGNVGLLGDQCPHRGASLLYGRVEERGIACAYHGWLFDTKGNCLETPAEPSESLFRLTVKHTAYPVQSFIGMYWAYLGPLPAPVIPRYDVWVRKDGRRRLYLQPQLDCNWLQPMENSVDPSHLQILHQALISGGRKIENTTRGLTDDVRNFEFYETPFGIMKKRTYQNGLVDEHPLIFPNILRQGNATQIRVPIDDTHTKIFFVRFDPTEDGSIIEDEGTPPVEEVPSYKTPQNAMHPFARFRMDEVQAQDHMAWETQGPLTDRSTERLATADKGIVMFRDMLKREIMRVQQGLDPKGVIRDPDHEMIDTKLAQTIEELKLTGSSQLQLVKVR, from the coding sequence ATGTTGACACACGAGGAAAATGAGCTACTCACGCGCGTGGGCCCAGCCCAGCCGGCGGGCGAGCTGCTGCGCCGATACTGGCATCCGGTCGCCTACCTTCACGAGCTGACCGACGATCATCCAACGGTATTCGTCAGAATTCTCGGGGAAAACCTGGTCCTATTCCGCGACAAGAGCGGAAACGTGGGACTGTTGGGCGATCAATGCCCCCATCGTGGCGCCTCGCTGCTGTACGGGCGGGTGGAAGAGCGGGGCATCGCATGCGCGTACCATGGATGGCTATTCGACACGAAAGGCAACTGCCTCGAGACGCCGGCTGAGCCCAGCGAGAGCCTGTTCAGGCTGACCGTCAAACACACAGCGTACCCCGTGCAGTCCTTTATTGGCATGTACTGGGCCTACCTGGGGCCCCTGCCCGCGCCAGTCATCCCGCGCTACGATGTGTGGGTGCGCAAGGACGGACGCCGCCGTCTCTACCTCCAGCCGCAGCTCGACTGCAACTGGCTCCAGCCCATGGAGAACTCGGTCGATCCATCGCATCTCCAAATCCTCCACCAGGCGCTGATTAGCGGCGGACGGAAGATCGAGAATACGACGCGCGGCCTGACGGACGACGTTCGCAACTTCGAGTTCTACGAGACGCCATTCGGCATCATGAAGAAGCGGACGTACCAGAACGGACTCGTCGACGAGCACCCCTTGATCTTCCCCAACATCCTGCGTCAGGGGAACGCGACGCAGATTCGCGTTCCCATCGACGATACGCACACCAAGATATTCTTCGTGCGATTCGATCCCACGGAGGACGGTAGCATCATCGAAGACGAGGGCACCCCGCCGGTTGAGGAGGTGCCATCCTATAAGACTCCTCAAAACGCCATGCACCCCTTCGCACGATTCCGCATGGACGAGGTTCAGGCTCAGGACCACATGGCCTGGGAGACCCAGGGTCCGCTCACGGATCGCTCGACGGAGCGGCTCGCCACCGCCGACAAGGGGATCGTAATGTTCCGCGACATGTTGAAGCGGGAGATCATGCGCGTACAGCAGGGTCTCGACCCAAAGGGCGTCATCCGCGATCCGGATCATGAGATGATCGACACCAAGCTTGCCCAGACGATCGAGGAGCTCAAGCTCACCGGCTCGTCCCAGCTCCAGCTCGTCAAGGTTCGCTAG
- a CDS encoding 4Fe-4S binding protein has protein sequence MTYVICEPCIDVKDQSCVEACPVDCIHPHQSDPDFAEHRQLYIDPDVCIECGACEPVCPVSAIRQDSDVPEEWRQYIQINADYYKK, from the coding sequence GTGACCTACGTGATTTGTGAGCCGTGTATCGACGTGAAGGACCAGTCTTGTGTGGAGGCCTGCCCGGTCGACTGCATCCATCCGCATCAGTCGGATCCGGATTTCGCGGAGCATCGCCAGCTCTACATCGATCCGGACGTCTGCATCGAATGCGGCGCCTGCGAGCCCGTTTGCCCGGTCAGCGCCATCCGCCAGGATAGCGACGTCCCAGAGGAGTGGAGACAGTACATTCAGATCAACGCCGACTACTACAAGAAGTAA
- a CDS encoding Hsp20/alpha crystallin family protein translates to MAQPAKEKEPVPITRGTERRVSDRMALFDSLHDDLTRLWGQAWPFMPRPFMRPFSRLTGLTTAWAPTVDMYEKNGEVIIKAEIPGVKKEDVRLTIDAGDLVIEGERHAETEVKEKDYYRMERSFGSFYRRLPLPEGVHEEQIKATFNEGVLEVHVPKPAASEEKAKRIAIS, encoded by the coding sequence ATGGCACAACCGGCAAAGGAAAAGGAGCCCGTTCCCATTACGCGGGGGACAGAACGACGCGTGAGCGATCGCATGGCGCTGTTCGATAGCCTCCATGACGACCTCACGCGGCTGTGGGGTCAGGCATGGCCCTTCATGCCGCGCCCGTTCATGCGGCCGTTCAGCCGACTGACCGGCCTCACGACGGCATGGGCGCCCACGGTCGACATGTATGAAAAAAACGGGGAGGTCATTATCAAGGCGGAGATCCCCGGTGTGAAAAAAGAAGACGTGAGGCTCACGATCGACGCGGGCGACCTGGTTATCGAGGGCGAGCGCCACGCCGAGACCGAGGTCAAGGAGAAGGACTACTATCGAATGGAACGCTCCTTCGGCTCATTCTATCGGCGGCTGCCGCTGCCCGAGGGCGTTCACGAGGAGCAGATTAAGGCGACGTTTAACGAGGGTGTCCTCGAAGTCCACGTTCCCAAGCCCGCCGCGTCAGAGGAGAAGGCGAAGCGCATCGCCATCAGCTAG
- a CDS encoding BON domain-containing protein, translated as MTVTEARSDVQIQHDVLKELRWDSRVDETDVGVEVDDAIVTLTGTVRTYAARLAAQEAAHRVKGVLDVVNDIEVKPIGSRTDTDIAADVRLALERDVFVPSERIRTTVSHGLVTLEGEVDMYRELADAEAAIRNIDGVIGILNKLTIRKRAVSPGEIRQAIESALERQAEREAERIEVIVHDGDVTLEGQVRSWREKRAILGTVGHAPGVRSVIDHLEIAPYV; from the coding sequence ATGACCGTGACCGAAGCACGTTCAGACGTCCAGATTCAGCACGACGTTCTCAAGGAGCTGCGCTGGGACTCGCGGGTTGACGAGACGGATGTCGGCGTAGAGGTCGACGACGCAATCGTCACGCTCACCGGAACCGTCCGCACCTACGCGGCGAGATTGGCGGCCCAGGAAGCCGCCCACCGCGTGAAGGGTGTCCTCGACGTGGTGAACGACATCGAGGTGAAGCCGATCGGGAGCCGCACGGACACCGACATCGCGGCGGACGTTCGCCTCGCTCTGGAACGTGACGTCTTCGTTCCTTCCGAGCGGATCCGCACGACCGTTTCGCACGGGCTGGTCACGCTGGAAGGCGAGGTCGACATGTACCGCGAGCTCGCGGACGCCGAGGCCGCCATCCGCAACATCGACGGCGTCATCGGGATCCTGAACAAGCTGACCATCCGCAAGCGCGCGGTCTCACCAGGTGAGATCCGGCAGGCGATCGAAAGCGCGCTCGAGCGGCAGGCGGAGCGAGAAGCCGAACGGATCGAGGTCATTGTCCACGACGGGGACGTGACCCTCGAAGGGCAGGTCCGGTCGTGGCGTGAAAAACGGGCGATCCTCGGCACCGTGGGGCACGCGCCGGGCGTGCGCTCGGTGATCGATCATCTCGAAATCGCGCCGTACGTCTAA
- a CDS encoding Glu/Leu/Phe/Val dehydrogenase — translation MTEAFDLADELGPAKIVHVHNPMLGLKGILVVDNVAAGPSIGGLRMAPDVSLGECVRLARAMTLKNSAAGLPHGGGKSVLVGDPRMPVEAKERLIRGFAHALRHEADYIFGPDMGTDESCMAWVKDEIGRSVGLPRELGGIPLDEIGATGWGLRHATMVAMEAAELSIRNARVAVQGFGAVGKHAARFLGDEGAILVAAADSLSAISDAEGLDVMDLIAFKESGAAIGDYPRGKRIERDEIIDVECDVWIPAARPDVVTEANVDRLRARVVVEGANIPLTTGAERALHSHGVLVVPDFIANAGGVICAAMEYQGASQSAALAAIAEKVTANTAEVLRRSRDSGVMPREAANQLAIDRVKRAMRLRRWGIC, via the coding sequence ATGACCGAGGCGTTCGACCTTGCCGATGAGCTGGGACCGGCCAAGATCGTTCACGTCCACAACCCCATGCTCGGGCTCAAAGGCATCCTCGTTGTCGATAACGTCGCCGCCGGTCCCTCGATCGGCGGGCTGAGAATGGCTCCCGACGTCTCCCTCGGGGAATGCGTGCGCCTCGCCCGCGCGATGACGCTGAAGAATTCCGCCGCTGGGTTGCCACACGGGGGCGGTAAGTCCGTCCTGGTCGGAGACCCGCGAATGCCGGTCGAGGCCAAAGAACGGCTCATCCGCGGGTTCGCCCATGCGCTGCGGCACGAGGCCGACTACATCTTTGGCCCCGACATGGGCACCGACGAGAGCTGCATGGCGTGGGTGAAGGATGAGATCGGCAGATCCGTGGGTTTGCCGCGCGAGCTGGGCGGCATTCCCCTCGACGAGATCGGCGCCACCGGGTGGGGGCTGCGCCACGCGACCATGGTGGCGATGGAGGCCGCGGAGCTGAGCATCCGCAATGCGCGGGTGGCGGTGCAGGGGTTCGGAGCGGTGGGAAAGCACGCCGCGCGATTCCTCGGGGACGAGGGCGCAATTCTGGTCGCCGCGGCCGATTCGCTCAGCGCCATTTCTGACGCCGAAGGGCTGGACGTGATGGACCTCATCGCGTTCAAGGAATCGGGCGCGGCGATCGGCGACTATCCGCGCGGCAAGAGGATCGAGCGCGACGAGATCATCGACGTCGAGTGCGACGTCTGGATTCCGGCCGCCCGGCCTGACGTAGTGACCGAAGCAAACGTCGATCGTCTGCGTGCTCGAGTCGTCGTTGAGGGCGCCAACATCCCCCTGACCACCGGCGCCGAGCGCGCGCTCCACAGTCATGGCGTGCTCGTGGTCCCCGACTTCATCGCAAACGCGGGCGGCGTCATCTGCGCGGCGATGGAATACCAGGGGGCGTCGCAGAGCGCGGCGCTCGCGGCAATCGCGGAGAAGGTCACGGCCAACACGGCCGAAGTCCTCCGCCGATCTCGCGATAGCGGCGTCATGCCGCGCGAGGCTGCAAATCAGCTCGCAATCGACCGCGTGAAGCGCGCGATGCGCCTGCGCCGATGGGGAATCTGCTGA
- a CDS encoding 2-oxoacid:acceptor oxidoreductase family protein yields the protein MYRIRFHGRGGQGIKTASRVLGSALFREGFAVQDAPVYGAERRGAPMVGYVRAARSPIRERGVITKPDLVIVADDSLVSIPAANVLLGVSARTVLLMATPLPAEEWRERLKFDGSIIPLPPGDGASGEGLNGSVTSRCAGAAARLLGCISRDSLTKALRDELGALTPPARDAAVQHVLGAYDAVGASAGIVSEGEAISARSYAPPGWIDLSAEIARISAPDIRVPATSVESRTGAWRTVRPVIDRERCNRCTWICSTLCPDSAIRVTPGGEPEIDYDHCKGCLVCVAVCPPHAIDVVAEVTQGEIQR from the coding sequence ATGTACCGAATACGGTTCCACGGGCGAGGCGGCCAGGGCATTAAAACGGCGAGTCGCGTGCTCGGCTCCGCCCTCTTCCGCGAAGGGTTCGCGGTCCAGGACGCGCCGGTCTACGGGGCGGAACGGCGCGGGGCCCCGATGGTCGGCTACGTGCGAGCGGCGCGGTCGCCAATCCGAGAGCGCGGGGTCATCACCAAGCCGGACCTCGTCATCGTCGCCGACGATAGCCTGGTCTCGATTCCGGCCGCCAACGTTCTTCTCGGCGTGTCGGCGCGCACGGTCCTCCTGATGGCCACTCCCCTGCCGGCCGAGGAGTGGCGCGAACGCCTGAAGTTCGACGGTTCCATCATTCCACTCCCGCCGGGCGATGGAGCATCGGGAGAAGGGCTGAACGGCTCGGTGACCTCCCGCTGCGCGGGAGCCGCGGCGCGGCTCCTCGGGTGCATCTCCCGCGATTCGCTGACCAAAGCTTTGCGGGATGAGCTGGGGGCCCTGACGCCCCCCGCGCGCGACGCGGCCGTCCAGCACGTGTTGGGCGCGTACGATGCCGTCGGAGCCTCCGCGGGCATCGTATCCGAGGGGGAGGCGATCAGCGCGCGATCGTACGCACCGCCGGGCTGGATCGATCTGTCGGCCGAGATCGCGCGGATCTCGGCGCCAGACATTCGCGTTCCGGCCACCAGCGTGGAGTCCCGAACCGGCGCGTGGCGCACGGTGCGGCCCGTCATCGACCGAGAACGCTGCAATCGGTGCACGTGGATCTGCTCGACCCTGTGTCCCGACAGCGCGATCCGTGTAACGCCGGGCGGCGAGCCGGAGATCGACTACGACCACTGCAAGGGTTGCCTCGTATGCGTGGCCGTGTGTCCACCCCACGCCATCGACGTGGTGGCGGAGGTCACCCAGGGGGAAATTCAACGATGA
- a CDS encoding pyruvate synthase: MTDALITGNAAAAWGARLATVDYVPAFPITPQTEIIETLADWCVSGAMAGRVVMLESEHSMLTAAAAAAATGVRVFTATSSQGLLYAMEMLYAVPGWRVPLVLVNVSRGLATPITLESDHDDVLAARDTGCVHLVCATVQEIVDSVLMAHRISEDPRVRLPVVVNLDGFILSFTREPVEIPAPEQARQFLPPMEPGDVSFRASRPISQAVAVLGGGPYSYFRYETHRANLAALDAYEEIASEFAMTFGRRYGAIETYRTDDADLVFFMMGALSTKAMDAVDRLREAGQPVGLVRLRLLRPYPVDAIRAALLGRRAVAVIDQDISMGMGGVLYGELAAALYGASGGQPLLLSFIGGLGGRDISAEDFYEIAGEMRRAVVAGAAPAPRLLFSEAELRHVRQLQSIATVERAEIGGPQ; this comes from the coding sequence ATGACCGACGCGCTCATCACGGGAAACGCGGCCGCGGCCTGGGGCGCGCGTCTCGCCACTGTGGACTACGTTCCCGCTTTCCCGATCACGCCGCAGACGGAGATCATCGAGACTCTCGCGGACTGGTGCGTAAGCGGCGCCATGGCGGGCCGGGTCGTGATGCTCGAGTCCGAGCATTCGATGCTCACCGCCGCCGCGGCCGCCGCCGCTACCGGGGTGCGCGTATTCACCGCGACCTCAAGCCAGGGGCTTCTCTACGCGATGGAGATGCTTTACGCAGTTCCGGGCTGGCGCGTTCCCCTCGTCCTGGTGAACGTGTCGCGTGGCCTTGCTACGCCCATCACCCTCGAGTCCGATCACGACGACGTGCTCGCCGCTCGCGACACCGGCTGCGTGCATCTCGTCTGCGCCACGGTTCAGGAGATCGTCGACTCGGTTCTCATGGCCCACCGGATTTCGGAGGATCCTCGGGTTCGGCTGCCCGTCGTCGTCAATCTGGACGGGTTCATTCTCTCCTTTACGCGAGAGCCGGTGGAGATTCCCGCGCCGGAGCAAGCGCGACAGTTCCTCCCGCCCATGGAGCCGGGCGACGTGTCCTTCCGGGCGAGCCGTCCGATCAGCCAGGCGGTGGCCGTGCTCGGCGGCGGACCGTATTCGTACTTCCGCTATGAGACGCATCGTGCAAACCTGGCCGCGCTCGACGCGTATGAGGAGATTGCGAGCGAGTTCGCGATGACCTTTGGGCGGCGGTACGGCGCCATCGAGACGTATCGGACGGACGATGCTGACCTCGTGTTCTTCATGATGGGGGCCCTGTCGACGAAGGCGATGGATGCCGTGGATCGCCTGCGCGAGGCGGGCCAGCCGGTCGGGCTGGTCCGCCTTCGCCTGTTGCGGCCTTATCCCGTCGATGCGATCCGCGCTGCACTGCTGGGTAGGCGGGCGGTCGCGGTGATCGACCAGGACATTTCGATGGGGATGGGCGGCGTTCTATACGGGGAGTTGGCCGCTGCGCTGTACGGAGCGTCCGGTGGCCAACCGCTCCTGCTGAGTTTTATCGGAGGCCTCGGCGGGAGGGACATCAGCGCCGAGGACTTCTATGAGATCGCGGGCGAGATGCGGCGCGCCGTCGTGGCGGGAGCCGCACCGGCGCCGCGGCTTCTCTTCTCCGAGGCGGAGCTGCGCCACGTGAGGCAGCTCCAGAGCATCGCGACGGTTGAGCGCGCCGAGATTGGAGGGCCGCAGTGA
- a CDS encoding thiamine pyrophosphate-dependent enzyme, which produces MTRQIQRMRDLPSAHLLGTGTPICAGCGGLLSLHQVYDMLGTKTVFVNAAGCMTLLASYPFTPFRSGWLYTSMASAVAGAQGIRDALDILIASGRLTADEDLTPVVLTGDGSAYGMGLSVTSAAIDRNLDFIYLCYDNEGYGNTGQQSSPATPHAARTASDRGPRGYPGSKKDLFAIWAAHRPTYAATVIGAEPLDLAKKIQKAAAFKGPRLILALAPCPPGWDFDPRESVEIGRLAVRTGVWPLKEYVDGKVVHTWTPRPRLPVEEYLKRQGRFRHLFEPSRDDATIAEIQRQIDEYWVSVER; this is translated from the coding sequence GTGACGAGGCAGATCCAACGGATGCGAGACCTTCCGTCTGCCCACCTCTTGGGCACCGGGACCCCGATCTGCGCGGGCTGCGGAGGCCTGCTCTCACTCCACCAGGTGTACGACATGCTCGGGACCAAGACGGTGTTCGTCAACGCCGCCGGCTGCATGACCCTCCTCGCCAGTTATCCGTTTACGCCGTTTCGCAGCGGGTGGCTGTACACGTCTATGGCGTCCGCCGTGGCTGGAGCGCAGGGCATCCGCGACGCCCTCGACATCCTCATCGCGAGCGGGCGACTAACCGCTGACGAGGACCTCACGCCGGTCGTCCTCACTGGAGACGGCTCCGCCTACGGGATGGGGCTCTCCGTCACCTCGGCCGCAATCGATCGGAACCTTGACTTCATCTACCTCTGCTACGACAACGAGGGCTACGGGAACACTGGCCAGCAATCGTCGCCCGCGACGCCCCACGCCGCGCGAACCGCCTCGGACCGTGGCCCGCGCGGCTATCCTGGCTCGAAGAAGGACCTGTTCGCGATCTGGGCTGCCCACCGCCCGACGTACGCCGCGACGGTGATCGGCGCGGAGCCCCTCGACCTCGCCAAGAAGATTCAGAAGGCGGCAGCCTTTAAGGGGCCTCGACTGATCCTTGCGCTCGCGCCGTGCCCGCCCGGGTGGGACTTCGATCCGCGGGAGTCGGTCGAGATCGGCCGACTGGCGGTCCGAACGGGCGTGTGGCCGCTGAAGGAGTACGTGGACGGCAAAGTCGTCCACACGTGGACGCCGCGACCTCGTCTTCCCGTGGAAGAATACTTGAAAAGACAGGGACGTTTTCGCCACCTCTTCGAGCCGAGCCGGGACGACGCGACCATTGCCGAGATCCAGCGGCAGATTGACGAGTACTGGGTGAGCGTCGAACGATGA
- a CDS encoding acetate--CoA ligase family protein, translating into MIRSQVLEEDERQRASAVAALHTFLEPTSIAVVGASRTRGTPGGEVFHNLLAGEFAGPVYPVNPAAAVVQSVLAYPSVEAIPGPVDLAVIVVPRECVAAVAEECARKGVQALVVVSAGFAEVGAEGRARQEELLRICRQGGMRLIGPNCIGIANTDPNVRLNATFGPIRAPAGPVAFMSQSGALGLAAMDYAASRGIGISSFLSVGNKADISGNDALSYWESDPKTKVILLYLESFGNPRRFARVARRVGKTKPIAVVKSGRSVAGARATSSHTGAMLAASEITVDALFHQAGVIRTNTLEELFDVASLLANQPLPSGRGVGIVTNAGGLAILCADACEAAGLEIPILAAETQARLREFLPPVASVGNPVDMIASATPDSYGRAIHALAQDPRIHSIIALFISPLPTAWSKDVAREIAEATRSLDRTKPVLAVVMSSGGSPQELQTADVCVPSYEFPEAAAVALGHAARYAEWRRLPAPVLPRFADVRREEALDLVDHAERSADGWLSPRAVSALLACYGLPVVEQCFAGTPDEAAAAAAKLGGEVALKGYAPGLVHKSEAGLVRLDLDGADDVRAAARAMASAMAASGAASPEFVVQRMAPRGVEMIVGLVHDSRFGPVLACGAGGVQVELLKDIAVRLTPLTREDASEMLRSLKTYPLLTGFRGARSCDVAALEDVLLRVSAMAEDLPQILELDLNPVVALAAGAIILDARVRVDGGGVATSPP; encoded by the coding sequence ATGATTCGCAGCCAGGTTCTTGAAGAAGACGAGCGACAACGCGCATCAGCGGTTGCCGCCCTCCACACCTTCCTCGAGCCCACGTCGATCGCCGTCGTGGGAGCGTCGCGTACCCGGGGCACCCCGGGAGGCGAGGTGTTTCACAATCTGCTCGCGGGCGAGTTCGCCGGGCCGGTCTACCCGGTCAATCCCGCTGCGGCTGTCGTTCAAAGTGTGCTGGCCTACCCATCGGTCGAGGCGATCCCGGGGCCGGTCGATTTGGCGGTGATCGTCGTTCCGCGCGAGTGCGTCGCGGCCGTCGCGGAGGAGTGCGCGCGCAAGGGCGTGCAGGCTCTGGTAGTGGTCTCGGCCGGCTTTGCCGAAGTCGGAGCTGAGGGCCGAGCCCGCCAGGAAGAGCTGCTCCGGATCTGCCGACAGGGCGGCATGCGGCTCATCGGGCCGAACTGCATCGGCATCGCCAACACGGACCCGAACGTGCGACTCAACGCGACCTTCGGCCCCATCCGGGCGCCGGCTGGCCCCGTCGCCTTCATGTCCCAGAGCGGCGCTCTGGGGCTCGCGGCCATGGACTACGCCGCGTCGCGAGGGATCGGTATTTCGAGCTTTTTGTCCGTCGGGAACAAGGCGGACATATCCGGGAACGACGCGCTCAGCTATTGGGAGAGCGATCCGAAGACCAAGGTCATCCTGCTTTACCTCGAGTCCTTCGGGAACCCGCGTCGCTTCGCCCGCGTCGCGCGCCGCGTGGGCAAGACGAAACCCATCGCCGTGGTGAAGAGCGGCAGGTCGGTCGCCGGCGCGCGGGCAACGTCGTCCCACACGGGCGCGATGCTGGCGGCGTCGGAGATCACCGTCGACGCTCTGTTCCATCAGGCTGGAGTGATTCGCACCAACACCCTCGAAGAGTTGTTCGACGTCGCGTCGCTCCTCGCCAATCAGCCGCTGCCCAGCGGCCGCGGCGTGGGCATCGTGACCAATGCGGGCGGCCTGGCGATCCTGTGCGCGGACGCGTGCGAGGCCGCGGGGCTGGAGATTCCGATCCTGGCGGCGGAGACCCAGGCGCGGCTGCGCGAATTCCTCCCGCCCGTCGCCAGCGTCGGCAACCCCGTCGACATGATCGCTTCCGCCACGCCCGACTCTTACGGCCGCGCCATTCACGCCCTCGCCCAGGATCCCCGGATCCACTCCATCATTGCGCTGTTCATCTCGCCGCTTCCCACAGCCTGGAGCAAAGACGTGGCTCGCGAGATCGCCGAGGCGACGCGATCGCTCGATCGAACAAAGCCCGTGCTGGCGGTCGTCATGTCGTCTGGGGGCTCGCCGCAGGAGCTGCAGACAGCCGACGTGTGCGTCCCGTCATACGAATTTCCGGAGGCTGCCGCCGTGGCGCTGGGCCATGCGGCGCGCTATGCGGAATGGCGGCGGCTGCCGGCGCCCGTATTGCCGCGATTTGCCGACGTCCGTCGCGAAGAGGCGCTCGATCTGGTCGACCATGCCGAGAGGAGCGCGGACGGGTGGCTCAGCCCACGCGCGGTTTCGGCCCTGCTCGCGTGCTATGGACTCCCTGTTGTCGAACAGTGCTTCGCGGGAACACCGGACGAAGCCGCCGCGGCCGCGGCGAAGCTCGGCGGTGAGGTGGCGCTCAAGGGCTACGCGCCAGGCCTCGTGCACAAGTCCGAAGCCGGGCTCGTGCGGCTCGATCTGGATGGCGCGGACGACGTGCGGGCGGCGGCGCGCGCTATGGCGAGCGCCATGGCGGCGAGCGGCGCTGCGAGCCCGGAGTTCGTGGTCCAGCGTATGGCGCCCCGCGGTGTCGAGATGATCGTTGGCCTCGTTCATGACTCCCGGTTCGGACCAGTTCTGGCCTGTGGAGCAGGGGGCGTACAGGTGGAGCTGTTGAAGGATATCGCCGTGCGGCTCACGCCCCTCACCCGGGAGGACGCGTCGGAGATGCTTCGGAGCCTCAAGACATATCCGTTGCTGACCGGCTTTCGCGGGGCCCGGAGCTGCGACGTCGCGGCACTCGAGGACGTGTTGCTTCGCGTGAGCGCGATGGCGGAGGACCTGCCGCAGATCCTCGAGCTGGACTTGAACCCGGTGGTCGCGCTGGCCGCGGGCGCCATCATCCTCGACGCGCGTGTCCGCGTTGACGGAGGCGGCGTCGCCACGAGCCCTCCGTGA